One Leptodactylus fuscus isolate aLepFus1 chromosome 11, aLepFus1.hap2, whole genome shotgun sequence genomic window, catatatatgcgcgcacataaataagtttccgtctcctgcccctgttttgtgcaggaaacggaaacctgcagaacggagaccgggcgcggatgtgaatgagccctatgctatgagcgagtatattcaatcgaatacctcccctgcatagttattggtgtaaaaaaaaaaaaaaaaaaaaaaaaaaagcgccaaagAAGGCAGGAGGGGAGTTGAATATTTCCTGCGTTTAcggcgtggtattcgactgagtacaccaatatctGTACAGGggagttattcgatcgaatactactcgctcatctctagtctgttttGCAGACCACGTcgctccatagagtataatgagcaGTACAATGTCTCTGGGTCAGTGAAAATAAGAGAGCTATCGAATGTTCTGCATTTTCAAGGACCCATAGACTAGAAGACTATGGGTCCTTGAAAATGCAGAACATTCGTTAGCTGTCTTATTTTCACCGACCCAGAGACATTGTAAGgtgtattaaaataaataaagaaattgatccattttttattttttttttaaacctgaaaAACAGATCAACCCCAGATAGCGGACAACCCGAAAACAGAGCCGGATCACGTGCTGTCCATGAATaagccctaagggtaagttcacacaaagttatttgggttggaacctgaggcggaggatgcctcgggttccaatccaaaaaccggttagccgcgactgaaagccggtgcattgcaccagcatccaaccgcgcactccgctctggattaggcccaatgaatgggcctagtccggaggagggagtgtcttcaggccgaatcacgaggcgacttggcctgaagaatgagcatctcgctcctgagcggctctcattgatttcaggtggatatggcctcaaaatcctgaccaaaaaactatgtttgaacttaccctaaggctgcattcacatgacagtgaaaacttGCTGTGTgacgtccattttttttaacgGGTGTCATATGGCAGCATTAATGGGGCAATTCTCATGAGCAGTATTTTGATGATCcagaatataggtcatgtcctagttACAGCTTATTTtagggatccctccatacactgaaatgccgAGCTATAGAGAAGGATATGTAAATGCTGGTAATGGGACACAGTAGACAGTTTTGAGAAGTAGCGCCAGGGCTGAGCCCTCGCATTAGGGTCTATAGTTGCGCCCCTAGCTGGTTGGTGTAAGTAGTATTTACTATTAAGGTGCGCCATTTCTGGACCTAGAGCCATTAAGTCATAAATGTGTCCTTTTTCGGACTGTATGCCCTGTTATCTCCCTGCCCTTTAGACTTCCTTTAGGTTCCTCTCATATTTGCTAGATGTTCGGTTTAGTCCACACCCAAGTTATGTTCCCTGTGTAAACTTAGAAAAAGAAAGTGAAAGCGTCCTGGAAGCGCTCGGTGAAGTTATGATAGTGCAACCTTAGAGGCGACACAAGCTCTGAGGGTGCAGGAGACCTGACCGCCAAATGATTGCTACTGGGGTATTAGGAGTTGCCCTTCTTGCTGTCTGGGTATCGTACTACACACGGAACTACAACACACCAATGGACATCACAGGTCAGATTTCTGGAATATATCTGTGTAGAGGAGCAGATAGATCTGACAACCAGCTGTGGCGTACATGCTGTCACTTATAATTCAGTGCAGGCTTcagtcacatctgtgtcagagtctccGTTAGAGACTCCATTGTAGATTCTGTCAAAAATCGATGAagcgaaaagtcctgcatggaggacttttctctccattggtttcagtataaaacctgcCGGACCACCAAgtcacccccctcctcccccccaaccactctttgctttggcaataccaaatgtatattcggtcgtgccaataaagcctattgtattgtattgtattgtattgtattgtattatagtcTAGGCGTCCGTGGGTAACCATTGTTTTAGCGAATGGGATTTCCATCATTCGGGTCCCACAGTGGATACAAACCACGGAGAGcatggcacaagtgtgaacttagccctatacaattttttgtttgtttgttttaaatacCCACATTTGGGTCCACTCACACGGCGTAAACgtacgctcattttggcaaaatacacgtgtaaaaaatcagactcccattgacttcaatgacattttacacgtgtattttgacgtgtttttttacatgtgcaaGAAAagtcatagaagtcaatgggagtctgatttttacacgtgtattttgccaaaatgagcgcgtttacgcccgtaacgacccattgaaatgaatgtggtctgttttgagcgctcacattctgacaggtgtatacgtgccagaatgcgagtgcgttaactccgtgtgaactggcccttaatcTTTcacctttttatgttttttttttaaatagcacaaaattttttttgtaatttacgTTTATGTTCCATTATGAAGTATTTTACGTAGCTGACATATTGTATTACATAGAACAagtaattataatataatatataatatcatacagtgactgtagaacgggtttgttttttttctgcagcatttctcccacatggagccccagcctaaaaattatattaaaaaagtgacatatatatatattcacacacacacagtatatactcaTGTTTTGTCCTTTTTTCAGCTCTAAAGAAGGACTACAATGACAATGTATTTGGCCAGCACTTGGTCTCACCAGTGATCCTCAAGGCCGTGCCTGATTTCTGGAATAACACCAACCCCAAGAAGCCCTTAGTCCTTTCCTTTCATGGTTGGACCGGAGGTGGCAAGAACCATGTCAGTCAGATCCTGGTCAGAAATCTCTATCCCGTAAAGACGGAAAAGAATAAATGTGTGCAGCTGTTTGATGTAACCTATCACTTTTCCCAAGAAGAGAAAATGGCGAAGGTAATAAGGAATCTAGCagtacatattaaaggggttttctagcccaTTTCATAAGTCATAGGTACAAAGCGGCAGCGCCATCCACTACATAGTGGTGGAGTTGGGGTATTgcagtcctattacttgaataatgGAAtagcagactgcttctggctctatccACAGCAGTAGCTTCTGGCACCAGGACATAGCTAGATCAGCTGGTCAGTGCAGGGTCCTAGTGTcggaccccccactgatctgatctgcaataaaaaaaacaaaaaaacattgactTAACCTTAAAGCGTTTGTCACAATTTAGTTAGAGTAGAATGGTataaattaaagggttttttttttttccagatttttaggcaaggtcatcaatatcagatgggtgGATGGGTTTTCCCCggatactccagtttcctcccatacaCCATAGACATACCAATAGCGGATTtcgattgtgatccctatatgggacagtgctgaCGATATCTATAAAGCGCTTTGGAATATGATGACGCTATACGagtaaggaaaataaataaataaataaatgcttgAGCACTGTGCcaggcacagcgccgtacattgtatactggcagtgtttggtattgcagctcaatagaAGACCTGCTTGTCCAGTGGACTTCATATAACCCGCAAATAGAAGAAACCTAGTCTGAAGTCTTCTGCCttttcaatcagctgatcggtaAGGGTGCCAGGAGTCAGACTCACAGTGATAGGTTATCAATGTAAATTTCTCAGAAAAACACTTAAACTTCCCCCCCAAATTCACCTCTTAAAGTTCCTCCTGCTCCACTGCTGCGTTGGAAGTCCCTACTGGTCTCTGCTTACTTCTTGCCGCAAGACATGCCATATAAGCACACGTGACGCTGCAGCCAGTGACTGGCCTGACTACACAGGTGCCACTGACATGGTTTTCTGACAGCAGAGATCAGAAAGGACCATCAGAGGAAACATGTCTGGGACTTATTTCAAAGGCACATCTACCCTCTGAAGTAGCACACTGCTCAGATCAGCTGCTCCTACTTAAGTGGGTGGTCACAGATGGTCTGTCCCCAAAGTCATTGTTGAAAAATAGTGCCAGGTGTTACTTTTCCATCAAAGAGCTTGGTGGAACCTGACGGATCCTGCTATACATTAGTGGGATCTGTCAGGCACCATTGGATTTGTCAGTGGCTTCCAATAAATGTTCCTATTCAATGATTACAAGCAGAGGTCTTGAATATTGCATGGGCTGAATAATAAAAGTATATTAGTATAATGTATGTTTTCATGATGTTCACAGTACAATATTAAGCAGCAAATCCACAGGACAGTACAGCAGTGTGAGCGGGCGATCTTCATATTCGATGAGATGGATAAGATGCCGCCAGGCCTCATTGATGTCATCAAGCCTTACCTGGATAACTATGAAGAACTCGATGGATTATCTTTCCGGAAATGCATATTTATTTTCCTCAGGTAAGGTCAAGTATGTTATAAGGTTTACTAGTCCTCATACTGCCacttaacagagcctcctccatgttttacagtaaggacagtgttcttttcaagatatgcttcattttcccgtctatgaacatagagctgatgtgccaaaaagtttgatgtttgtctcatctgtccataggacattctcccagaagctttgtggattgtcaacatgtagtttggttgttATTACTTTTGtccgattcaagttatttctgtgaccattgtgggtttttctttcattacatGAGGGATACCAAcagttttgtccacgtgtgtatttaTAATTCTGAAGTGTGTTTATATGGTGGTGGGACCTTCAAGCATCCACATGGCACCTTGACCTGAGTGAAATtaaaccctctgcaccccttggAGATACTCCCCTAGATAACAGAAAACACCTGTAAGAGGATATTACAAATCCTACTGTCAAGTAAGAGTGGCTCCCTCTCTGGTAGACCGGTGTATAACAAGAATGGGCACTATTCATTTTAACTGTACAGATGTTTGACTGCTAAAGAATGCATCAATACAGGCTGATTTCTAGTTTTTATGGTTAGTCAtaatcagggccgccgataggccagtattactgctactggcgtcagtggcccggccaaattgaaaaatggggggggcccggttttggaccgccaccgtgtgccaacccctggcgcccgcagcagtcgtgtgcccgatttcaactcagatctgcatccagaggacgcagatctgaattgaacacatacgcagctgaagcaaggagctgacacaggtcagctcctcgcttcgccgctgcgcgcctctctcgctgacacatatgcggctgaagcgaggagctgacctgtgacctcctacaaaagttgggaggtatgggtacagggggcaatggaaggatgttagaaggtggatgggggggggattgttggggcatcgggtgtggggcactgcggagagggaactggggcaataatatataataag contains:
- the LOC142185102 gene encoding torsin-1A-like, with protein sequence MIATGVLGVALLAVWVSYYTRNYNTPMDITALKKDYNDNVFGQHLVSPVILKAVPDFWNNTNPKKPLVLSFHGWTGGGKNHVSQILVRNLYPVKTEKNKCVQLFDVTYHFSQEEKMAKYNIKQQIHRTVQQCERAIFIFDEMDKMPPGLIDVIKPYLDNYEELDGLSFRKCIFIFLSNTGGEKLTELALQFWRDKKKREDIKLSDVESHLSKHAFNKKSGFWHSSLIDRNLIDVFVPFFPLEEKHVKMCVRAELHQRGRAVDEELVNKISAEMSYYPEKERVYSVKGCKTVATKISLYV